A single region of the Ignavibacteria bacterium genome encodes:
- a CDS encoding deoxyhypusine synthase, which yields MPQKSDYLKGVIEHIDIKEHNVAPLVDAMEKMAFQARNLNRAARIYDMMLRDKDCTVILTLAGSLFSAGLKKVVYDMVMNNMVDAIVSTGANIVDQDFFEALGFKHYIGTPFVNDAELRDLAIDRIYDTYIDEDELRICDETTAKIFDSMEPGAYSSREFLKEFGKYLDETGPKCDDSIIYACYKKNVPIFVPAFSDCSAGFGFVMHQTKNPGSHVSLDAAKDFLELTKIKIASGESGIYMIGGGVPKNFTQDIVVAAEILEGDAPMHKYAIQVTVADERDGALSGSTLKEASSWGKVDLVYEQMVYAEATLAMPLITGYAYHKGAHLGREAKEFTKVLEQESVTA from the coding sequence ATGCCCCAAAAGTCAGATTACTTGAAAGGTGTTATTGAACATATTGACATTAAAGAACATAATGTTGCCCCATTGGTCGACGCAATGGAGAAAATGGCGTTTCAGGCAAGAAACCTGAACAGAGCCGCAAGAATTTATGATATGATGCTCCGTGACAAAGATTGCACCGTAATCCTCACTTTGGCAGGGTCTTTATTTTCCGCCGGACTCAAAAAAGTCGTCTACGACATGGTTATGAACAACATGGTCGACGCAATCGTCTCGACAGGCGCCAACATCGTTGATCAGGATTTCTTCGAAGCCCTCGGTTTCAAACACTACATCGGAACTCCTTTTGTAAACGATGCCGAACTCAGAGACCTCGCTATCGACAGAATTTATGATACCTACATCGATGAAGACGAACTCAGAATCTGTGACGAAACCACAGCAAAGATTTTCGATTCCATGGAACCGGGTGCCTACTCCTCGAGAGAATTCCTCAAAGAATTTGGCAAATATCTCGATGAAACAGGTCCAAAATGTGACGACAGCATTATTTATGCATGCTACAAGAAAAATGTTCCGATTTTCGTTCCAGCCTTCAGCGATTGCTCCGCAGGTTTTGGTTTCGTAATGCATCAGACAAAAAATCCCGGATCACATGTTTCCCTTGATGCTGCAAAAGATTTTCTTGAACTCACAAAGATCAAAATTGCAAGCGGTGAATCAGGCATCTACATGATCGGTGGCGGAGTTCCTAAAAACTTCACACAGGATATCGTGGTAGCCGCTGAAATTCTTGAAGGCGATGCACCAATGCACAAGTATGCAATTCAGGTTACCGTTGCCGACGAAAGAGACGGAGCCCTCTCAGGAAGCACCCTGAAGGAAGCAAGCTCATGGGGCAAGGTCGACCTCGTTTACGAACAGATGGTTTATGCCGAAGCTACCCTTGCAATGCCTCTGATCACCGGTTATGCTTATCACAAAGGCGCTCACCTCGGAAGAGAAGCAAAAGAATTCACCAAAGTTCTCGAACAGGAATCTGTTACTGCGTAA
- a CDS encoding nucleotidyltransferase, translating to MALTQDFKEFIQLLNEKSVKYLLVGGYAVGFYGNPRFTKDLDLWLECSNENAKKIEEVLKEFGFGSLGLSSKDFLDPEGIIQLGYPPARIDLIMGASGVNFEECFPKRETVLLDGVTVNLINLEDLKINKKASGRYQDLADLENLD from the coding sequence ATGGCACTTACCCAAGACTTCAAAGAGTTTATTCAATTATTAAACGAAAAGTCCGTTAAGTACCTCCTCGTTGGCGGCTATGCTGTTGGATTTTATGGTAATCCGAGATTTACTAAAGATCTCGATTTATGGCTGGAATGCAGCAACGAAAATGCCAAAAAAATTGAGGAAGTATTGAAGGAATTCGGATTTGGAAGTCTTGGGTTAAGCTCAAAAGATTTTCTGGACCCTGAAGGAATCATTCAATTGGGATATCCTCCTGCGAGAATTGATTTGATCATGGGAGCATCAGGTGTTAATTTTGAAGAGTGTTTCCCCAAACGCGAAACTGTTTTATTGGATGGTGTTACGGTGAACCTGATCAATCTTGAAGATTTAAAAATCAATAAAAAAGCTTCAGGAAGATATCAGGATTTGGCTGATTTGGAGAATCTTGATTAA
- a CDS encoding ABC transporter permease subunit produces MKIILTIAKRETILFFDSLIAYVLLVVFLGFSGFFTWVYGSDVFFTGQASLKSFFTASYWILFLFVPALTMRTISEEKKTGTLELLLTKPVTDWQVIAGKYLSVVALVATALLLTLPYYFSVWVLGNVDHGATIMGYLGLLLMSSALAGIGIFVSSLTDNQIIAFIGSLLAGIFFVLIFDVVSQQMSGTTGVIVNYLSMTGHYDSISRGVIDTRDIVYFLTVTFTGLFLASASLSKRNIVDREVEK; encoded by the coding sequence ATGAAAATAATATTGACAATCGCCAAACGGGAGACCATTCTCTTTTTCGATTCCCTGATCGCTTATGTACTGCTGGTCGTTTTCCTCGGATTCAGCGGGTTTTTTACATGGGTTTACGGATCGGATGTGTTTTTTACGGGCCAGGCTTCGCTAAAATCATTTTTTACGGCATCCTACTGGATACTTTTTCTTTTCGTGCCGGCTCTGACCATGCGAACCATTTCTGAGGAAAAGAAGACAGGTACGCTTGAACTCCTTCTCACCAAACCGGTGACAGACTGGCAGGTAATAGCCGGGAAGTATCTATCGGTGGTTGCTCTTGTCGCTACTGCCTTGTTGCTTACACTTCCTTATTATTTTTCCGTTTGGGTGTTGGGGAATGTGGATCACGGCGCAACGATAATGGGCTATTTGGGTCTGCTCCTGATGAGTTCCGCACTTGCCGGAATCGGGATATTTGTCAGCAGTCTGACAGACAACCAGATAATTGCATTTATTGGTTCGCTTTTGGCAGGAATCTTTTTTGTTCTGATATTTGATGTGGTTTCTCAGCAGATGAGTGGAACCACGGGCGTAATAGTCAACTACCTGAGCATGACGGGTCATTATGATTCAATTTCCCGTGGAGTTATTGACACTCGGGACATTGTTTACTTCCTTACCGTTACATTTACAGGGCTTTTCCTCGCGAGTGCATCTCTCTCTAAAAGGAATATTGTTGACCGGGAGGTGGAAAAATGA
- a CDS encoding choice-of-anchor J domain-containing protein produces MKHFFLFAAFLLLVASSVNAQNNKDTKTFKPNPTDNALTAGFHTEQTLAYLNEGFEDTLFPPPGWTTNTTLGTVTWTREYGFFYTGNASALADYSTPANEKWLISPRFLVTAGDSLSFWIRRQYTSAYPPDSLYIMISTTDANLTSFTTTLVSYDVANGLLNAWTRQAASLNAFAGQNIYIAFKHRNTDGNGFNMDDVRAGSQVVPVELVSFTANSVQNSVVLQWTTATETNNMGFEIERKAGNTEYATVAFINGNGTSTGSKQYAYTDAGLHSGKYTYRLKQVDFDGKFVYSNAIETEVNAPASYNLAQNFPNPFNPSTSIEFTLKADAKVSLRLFDALGQEVRTILSGNYATGNYKVDFNAAGLNSGIYFYTIEASGVDGSKFTATRKMMLMK; encoded by the coding sequence ATGAAACACTTCTTTCTTTTTGCAGCATTTCTTTTGCTTGTCGCATCTTCAGTGAATGCACAAAACAACAAGGATACAAAAACCTTCAAGCCCAATCCCACTGACAATGCTTTGACCGCGGGATTTCACACCGAACAGACATTAGCCTACTTAAATGAAGGCTTTGAAGACACACTATTCCCTCCTCCGGGTTGGACTACTAACACCACACTTGGAACTGTTACCTGGACAAGGGAATATGGCTTTTTCTACACAGGCAATGCATCAGCTTTGGCTGACTACTCGACTCCTGCAAACGAAAAATGGCTGATCAGTCCAAGATTTTTGGTAACTGCCGGTGATTCACTTTCATTCTGGATAAGAAGACAGTACACCTCTGCTTATCCTCCCGACAGTCTTTACATAATGATCTCCACAACTGATGCCAATCTCACAAGCTTTACAACTACACTTGTTTCTTATGATGTGGCTAACGGGTTGTTAAATGCCTGGACAAGACAGGCAGCTTCGTTGAATGCTTTTGCAGGTCAGAACATCTACATAGCTTTCAAACACAGAAACACCGACGGTAACGGTTTCAACATGGATGATGTAAGAGCAGGTTCTCAGGTTGTTCCTGTTGAACTCGTTTCCTTTACAGCAAATTCAGTTCAGAACAGCGTTGTACTTCAGTGGACAACCGCTACAGAGACCAACAACATGGGCTTTGAAATCGAGAGAAAAGCAGGCAATACAGAATACGCAACAGTTGCTTTCATCAATGGAAACGGAACCTCTACAGGCAGCAAACAGTATGCATATACTGATGCCGGTCTCCACTCGGGCAAATACACATACAGATTGAAACAAGTCGATTTCGACGGTAAATTCGTTTATTCGAATGCCATTGAAACCGAAGTGAATGCTCCCGCTTCATACAATTTGGCTCAGAATTTCCCGAATCCGTTCAATCCTTCCACCTCGATCGAGTTCACCCTGAAAGCTGATGCAAAAGTAAGCCTCAGACTGTTCGATGCTCTCGGTCAGGAAGTAAGAACCATTCTCAGCGGCAACTATGCCACAGGCAACTACAAAGTGGATTTCAATGCCGCCGGCTTAAACAGCGGTATCTATTTCTATACAATCGAAGCTTCCGGCGTGGATGGCAGCAAGTTTACTGCTACCCGCAAAATGATGCTGATGAAATAG
- a CDS encoding OmpA family protein, with translation MSSTKLFFIVLTMFFLFGPISSAQKIQTWNYFVAEGGVNSPYKIDGLIGDQTIPSWHPYLRIGGGSRVFDGPRSLFGFGGDFGFVYSRFAHDGKDTGTSYAAKMAGIDFKFGLIFGIPELHLELNSTLFANTIWDKTYPASHRIDSEHRKDDSTKFNVGIGIGMAINSIISDNFGFGVEGSYRYSNGFILANKDIYTQAHGQFFIGIKLMFGRVTGYVDSDGDGIDDKSEITIYKTDPEKADTDGDRVSDYDEIFKYKTDPLKADTDGDGVSDGDELYTFGTNPLSADTDGDGLSDGDEILQYKTNPLKTDTDGDGLSDYDEIFKYKSDPLKADTDGDGLSDFDEVSKYKTNPALADTDGDGITDRDEIKKFNTDPFKADTDEDGINDRDEIVVYHTNALIADSDGDGIKDYDEIFVYKTKPLVFDTDIDQISDGDEVFKYHTNPALGDSDNDGLGDYQEIFYYYTNPLLIDSDNSGVDDKAEVERGTDPNDKEDDVIEVNKIIVLEGIEFEFQKATITPESDRRLQKTLKLLQAFPSYNFSLEGHTDDVGGRQFNQKLSLDRAKAVKTWLVDHGINTKRLNVKGFGFDKPVATNSTDEGRQRNRRVEFIRTN, from the coding sequence ATGAGCAGTACGAAGTTGTTTTTTATTGTTTTAACAATGTTTTTTTTGTTTGGCCCAATTTCTTCTGCACAAAAGATTCAGACGTGGAATTATTTTGTTGCTGAAGGTGGTGTAAATTCTCCTTATAAAATAGATGGTCTCATTGGCGACCAGACAATTCCTTCATGGCATCCATATTTAAGAATCGGTGGGGGCAGTCGAGTATTCGATGGTCCACGGTCATTATTTGGTTTTGGTGGTGATTTTGGATTTGTGTATTCTCGATTTGCTCATGACGGTAAAGATACAGGAACCAGCTACGCTGCAAAAATGGCCGGGATTGATTTTAAATTTGGTTTAATCTTTGGTATCCCTGAATTGCATCTTGAATTAAACAGCACACTTTTTGCCAATACAATTTGGGACAAAACTTACCCCGCGAGTCACCGAATTGACTCAGAACACAGAAAAGATGACTCTACCAAATTCAATGTCGGAATTGGTATTGGAATGGCAATTAATTCTATCATTAGTGACAATTTTGGATTTGGCGTTGAAGGCAGTTACCGGTATTCAAATGGTTTTATTTTAGCAAATAAAGATATTTATACTCAGGCTCATGGTCAGTTTTTTATTGGCATCAAATTGATGTTTGGTAGGGTTACCGGGTATGTAGACTCTGATGGCGATGGGATAGATGATAAAAGTGAAATTACAATATACAAGACAGATCCGGAAAAAGCAGATACCGATGGCGATCGAGTGAGCGATTATGATGAGATATTCAAATATAAGACCGACCCGCTTAAGGCAGATACGGATGGTGACGGCGTTAGTGATGGTGATGAACTTTACACATTCGGAACAAATCCTTTGTCTGCTGACACAGATGGAGATGGCCTAAGCGATGGGGATGAAATTCTGCAATACAAAACTAATCCTTTAAAAACTGACACGGATGGAGACGGATTAAGTGATTATGATGAAATCTTCAAGTACAAGAGTGATCCTCTAAAGGCAGATACGGATGGTGACGGTCTGTCGGATTTTGATGAAGTATCCAAATATAAAACCAATCCTGCATTGGCTGATACAGACGGGGACGGAATAACAGATCGCGATGAAATTAAAAAATTCAACACTGACCCGTTCAAAGCGGATACAGACGAGGACGGAATAAATGACCGGGACGAAATTGTAGTTTATCACACGAATGCATTAATCGCAGATAGTGACGGCGATGGTATTAAAGATTATGATGAGATATTTGTGTATAAAACAAAGCCGCTTGTGTTTGATACTGATATTGATCAGATATCCGATGGTGATGAAGTATTTAAATACCATACAAATCCCGCATTGGGTGATTCGGACAATGACGGACTGGGAGATTACCAGGAGATTTTCTACTATTACACTAACCCTCTGCTGATCGATAGTGACAACAGCGGAGTGGATGATAAAGCTGAAGTCGAGAGGGGAACCGATCCGAACGACAAAGAGGATGATGTAATAGAGGTTAACAAAATAATCGTGCTTGAAGGAATAGAATTTGAGTTCCAAAAAGCAACTATTACCCCGGAGTCGGACAGACGATTGCAGAAAACTCTGAAACTGTTGCAGGCTTTCCCCAGCTACAACTTTTCTCTGGAAGGGCACACGGATGATGTCGGAGGTCGACAATTCAATCAAAAGTTGTCACTTGATCGTGCAAAAGCGGTGAAGACCTGGTTAGTGGATCACGGTATCAACACAAAAAGATTGAATGTAAAAGGATTTGGTTTTGACAAGCCTGTAGCTACCAACTCAACAGATGAAGGCAGGCAGAGGAACAGGAGAGTCGAGTTCATCAGGACAAATTAA
- a CDS encoding DUF4340 domain-containing protein — MLFAKSAKKLYIVLGTILLVTVLVLLIKSFGSGKSDSESGFPSFDTARVTMMKMLPKGGNGEIIFAKKAGAWSITAKILNDKPVQASSQRIEGMIGLLSGMKIINLVSRNIEDLKKYGLDTGATVVRLFSGEENIFEVSIGRSEMLSPQEMGTYVKAAGSNDVYLVSGFLDMMFNSDVSLYPDRVLTFGGAESWQEIKFSGSEDFLMKRNVTDWEVEGKKLDSARITEYLTTFARLEGNDFVNDFSPGEGEKPFARVDVKTVSGRHFGIEAWKTKNDTLIFTTLNPGAFFRSGEDGLYKKVFPGLKNLK; from the coding sequence ATGCTTTTCGCCAAATCTGCAAAGAAACTTTATATCGTCCTCGGTACCATTTTATTAGTAACTGTTTTGGTACTGCTGATCAAGAGTTTTGGAAGTGGTAAAAGTGATTCGGAATCCGGCTTCCCTTCGTTTGATACAGCCAGGGTAACGATGATGAAGATGCTTCCTAAAGGGGGTAACGGCGAAATAATATTTGCAAAAAAGGCGGGTGCCTGGTCGATAACAGCTAAAATTCTAAATGACAAGCCGGTTCAGGCTTCCTCTCAGAGAATTGAGGGGATGATCGGACTGCTTTCAGGCATGAAAATAATAAACCTTGTCTCCCGAAATATTGAGGATCTCAAGAAATACGGTCTCGATACCGGAGCTACCGTCGTCCGGCTTTTTTCGGGGGAAGAAAACATTTTCGAAGTGTCAATCGGACGAAGTGAAATGCTGTCACCCCAGGAGATGGGAACTTATGTGAAAGCTGCCGGTTCAAACGATGTGTATCTCGTCTCCGGTTTCCTCGACATGATGTTCAATTCTGATGTGTCGCTCTACCCTGACAGAGTGCTTACATTTGGCGGGGCTGAGTCGTGGCAGGAGATAAAGTTTTCCGGAAGTGAAGATTTCCTTATGAAAAGGAATGTAACCGACTGGGAAGTGGAGGGAAAAAAACTTGACTCTGCCCGGATAACAGAATATTTGACTACATTTGCCAGGCTCGAAGGAAATGATTTTGTGAATGACTTTTCTCCCGGTGAAGGAGAGAAGCCTTTTGCCAGAGTGGATGTAAAAACAGTTTCGGGTCGACACTTCGGAATAGAAGCCTGGAAAACAAAAAATGACACTCTGATTTTCACCACACTGAATCCGGGGGCATTTTTCAGAAGCGGTGAAGATGGTTTATACAAAAAGGTTTTTCCCGGATTGAAGAACCTTAAATAA
- a CDS encoding Gldg family protein has translation MISKKTFYTIIYSVLGVVVLVNILSWFFYLRFDFTADGQYTLSDATKKTLGELKQPVTVTAWISKDLPPDIDKTKEDFRDILSEYSNLAGANFIYKIEDPGDGQQATQEGITPAILDVREKDQVKQQRIYLGAVVKYGTQKEVIPLIQPGTSMEFALTTAIKKMSATGKSTVGYLQGHGEPSFQAIAQLMQALTVTMDVVPVNFFDSLAIPSQVKTILIVAPKDTFPASHLAMLEKFAAGGGKIVAALNTTSFNQQSGEVTKLATGLEDFFKDKGISIKHDLVFDYSCASIMVSQQSAGVVFQTPVKFPLFPVITTFAPISPLKGLEGVTMMFPASIDTIAGKGFRFTPLAVTSDRTGLEQVPMKVDLNREWSAAEFRISKVIVAVLAESVKGSQGGKFLVISDGDLVVNGEGNEAQNLQADNINLVANMVEFLTDDSGLAQLRNKNVTQRPIDPAIGDGAKVIIKYLNFLAPVILSIMFGLYRYSKRKTLRETLEDESWTSVDDEGKE, from the coding sequence ATGATTTCGAAAAAGACATTTTACACGATAATTTATTCGGTACTGGGAGTTGTTGTCCTTGTTAATATTCTCTCATGGTTTTTTTATTTAAGATTCGATTTCACAGCAGACGGGCAATATACATTAAGTGATGCTACAAAAAAGACACTCGGTGAGCTCAAACAGCCTGTCACCGTGACCGCCTGGATTTCAAAAGATCTTCCTCCTGATATCGACAAAACCAAAGAGGATTTCAGGGATATTCTTTCCGAATACTCAAACCTTGCTGGTGCGAATTTTATTTACAAAATTGAAGACCCCGGTGATGGACAGCAGGCGACTCAGGAGGGGATTACTCCCGCAATTCTGGATGTTCGCGAAAAAGATCAGGTAAAGCAGCAAAGAATTTATCTCGGGGCTGTTGTAAAATACGGTACTCAGAAAGAAGTGATTCCGCTGATTCAACCCGGTACATCGATGGAATTTGCACTTACAACGGCAATAAAAAAAATGTCGGCCACAGGGAAATCAACCGTTGGTTATCTGCAGGGGCACGGTGAGCCTTCATTTCAGGCGATTGCTCAACTTATGCAAGCACTTACGGTGACAATGGATGTAGTTCCTGTCAATTTTTTTGATTCGCTGGCAATACCTTCTCAGGTGAAAACCATTTTGATTGTTGCTCCAAAGGATACATTTCCTGCCTCCCATCTTGCGATGCTGGAGAAGTTTGCCGCAGGTGGCGGGAAAATTGTAGCTGCACTTAATACCACAAGTTTCAATCAGCAGTCAGGTGAGGTTACAAAACTTGCGACAGGACTCGAAGATTTTTTCAAGGACAAAGGGATCTCAATAAAACATGATCTGGTCTTCGACTACAGTTGTGCTTCCATTATGGTTTCGCAGCAGTCAGCCGGAGTGGTTTTCCAGACCCCCGTTAAGTTTCCGCTTTTCCCTGTCATAACCACATTTGCACCAATATCACCATTAAAGGGTCTCGAAGGGGTGACCATGATGTTTCCTGCCAGCATCGACACCATCGCGGGAAAAGGCTTCAGGTTCACACCGCTCGCAGTAACCTCCGATCGCACGGGACTCGAACAGGTGCCGATGAAAGTCGATCTCAACAGGGAATGGTCGGCTGCAGAGTTCAGAATTTCCAAAGTGATCGTTGCTGTTTTAGCAGAATCAGTAAAAGGAAGCCAGGGCGGCAAATTTCTTGTGATATCGGATGGCGATCTGGTAGTGAACGGCGAAGGAAATGAAGCACAAAATTTACAGGCAGACAATATCAATTTAGTAGCCAATATGGTTGAGTTTCTTACCGATGATTCGGGACTGGCACAACTTCGAAACAAAAATGTTACTCAAAGGCCCATCGATCCGGCTATTGGTGATGGAGCCAAGGTGATAATAAAATACCTCAATTTCCTTGCACCGGTCATTCTTTCGATAATGTTCGGGTTATACAGGTACAGCAAGAGGAAGACATTAAGAGAGACCTTGGAAGATGAATCCTGGACATCTGTTGATGATGAGGGAAAAGAATAA
- a CDS encoding T9SS type A sorting domain-containing protein, which translates to MKQFFLVVFTVFFLAGVAWSQTADKNNTGKTYTQAEKERLDMMGYPVSDGTGAPHKTTGIIKWSEGFEGATFPPTGWAVHQLDGGANTWIRYTSSPPFGTASASVRWESATLANDDWLVTPSFQASAADKLNFYAVGSSSFVDSVIIHVSTAGGVPPAGYTRIAAFRPLAAPAQRFEVSLSAFAGQTIYLAFQYKELDMLRLYVDSVYVETGVPNDVGMVSHNVGGELNAGPYTPTATVKNFGSATQTFNVTMTINPGGYTSTKQVVDLAADQTANVTFDAWTASQGSFNAKAYTQLAGDQNPANDTLSRTALVVSYIYDNGPLVTNPGGGFGGADLSGLQAELNILGYGSQVSANNWVTDDFDVPANQTWAIDAFKFFSYQTGSTLTPTFNAARVVIYNGRPDLPTSQIVFGDETTERYVGASWTGAYRATIAAPTGNTRPIMGVLAGAPVVLGPGNYWVMYTLGGTLASGPWAPPISIIGTLATGNAYARQAGTWISLRDSAVGATSGYPQGIPFKIVGSVQAVPVELTSFMATVLKNNVTLLWSTATETNNMGFEVERQATNGSFEKVGFVGGNGTTTERKEYAFTDAGLASGKYTYRLRQVDFDGSSEYSNTVEADVNIPSEYNLAQNYPNPFNPSTSIEFALKSDAKVSMRLFDALGQEVRTILSGNYTTGNYKIDFNAAGLNSGVYFYTIDASGVDGSKFTATRKMILMK; encoded by the coding sequence ATGAAACAATTTTTCCTTGTTGTATTCACCGTATTCTTTTTAGCGGGTGTGGCGTGGTCGCAGACGGCTGACAAGAATAACACAGGCAAAACCTATACACAGGCAGAAAAGGAAAGACTCGATATGATGGGCTATCCTGTTTCTGACGGAACGGGTGCCCCGCACAAGACAACCGGCATAATCAAATGGTCGGAAGGTTTCGAGGGAGCTACATTTCCTCCAACCGGTTGGGCTGTTCACCAGCTCGATGGCGGTGCCAACACTTGGATTCGTTACACCAGTTCACCTCCTTTCGGAACTGCTTCAGCTTCAGTAAGATGGGAATCTGCTACTCTGGCAAATGATGACTGGCTGGTTACCCCTTCATTTCAGGCAAGTGCTGCCGACAAACTGAATTTTTACGCAGTTGGCTCATCTTCATTCGTCGATTCCGTAATAATTCATGTATCTACCGCCGGTGGTGTTCCACCTGCAGGTTATACAAGAATTGCAGCTTTCAGACCTCTCGCAGCTCCTGCTCAGAGATTTGAAGTTTCCCTTTCAGCATTTGCAGGTCAGACAATCTATCTCGCATTCCAATATAAAGAACTCGACATGCTCAGACTTTATGTTGACAGCGTTTATGTTGAAACAGGCGTGCCAAATGATGTTGGTATGGTTTCTCATAATGTTGGTGGCGAATTAAATGCCGGACCTTATACTCCAACAGCAACAGTAAAGAACTTTGGTTCAGCTACCCAGACCTTCAATGTTACAATGACAATCAACCCCGGTGGCTACACATCAACCAAACAGGTTGTTGATCTTGCTGCTGATCAGACTGCAAATGTTACATTCGACGCATGGACAGCCTCACAGGGTTCGTTCAATGCCAAAGCTTACACACAGCTTGCCGGTGATCAGAATCCCGCAAACGACACGCTGTCGCGCACAGCTCTCGTTGTTTCCTATATTTACGACAACGGTCCGCTCGTAACCAATCCCGGTGGCGGTTTCGGTGGTGCTGACCTTTCAGGACTCCAGGCTGAGTTGAATATCCTTGGCTACGGCTCGCAGGTTTCGGCTAACAATTGGGTTACAGACGACTTTGATGTGCCTGCCAACCAGACATGGGCAATAGATGCATTTAAATTCTTCTCATATCAGACAGGTTCAACTCTTACACCGACTTTCAACGCAGCCAGAGTTGTAATCTACAACGGAAGACCTGACCTCCCAACCAGCCAGATTGTATTCGGCGACGAAACAACTGAACGGTATGTCGGTGCTTCATGGACAGGCGCATATCGTGCTACCATAGCTGCTCCAACAGGCAACACAAGACCAATCATGGGCGTTCTCGCAGGTGCTCCTGTTGTTTTGGGTCCCGGAAACTACTGGGTAATGTACACACTTGGTGGTACACTTGCTTCAGGTCCTTGGGCTCCTCCTATCTCGATCATTGGTACACTTGCTACCGGTAACGCTTATGCAAGACAAGCCGGTACCTGGATCTCATTGAGAGATTCCGCTGTTGGTGCCACTTCAGGCTACCCACAGGGAATTCCTTTCAAAATCGTTGGATCAGTTCAGGCAGTTCCTGTCGAATTGACTTCATTCATGGCAACCGTACTTAAGAACAATGTTACACTTCTCTGGTCAACAGCTACCGAAACCAACAACATGGGCTTCGAAGTTGAGAGACAGGCAACCAACGGTTCTTTCGAAAAAGTCGGATTTGTCGGCGGTAACGGTACAACAACCGAAAGAAAAGAATATGCATTTACGGATGCAGGTCTTGCTTCCGGAAAATATACCTACAGACTGAGACAAGTTGATTTCGACGGTTCATCAGAATACTCGAACACAGTTGAAGCTGATGTAAACATTCCATCAGAATACAATCTTGCTCAGAACTATCCTAACCCGTTCAACCCTTCAACCTCAATTGAATTTGCTCTGAAATCAGATGCAAAAGTTTCAATGAGATTGTTCGATGCTCTCGGTCAGGAAGTAAGAACCATTCTTAGCGGCAACTACACAACAGGCAACTACAAAATAGACTTCAACGCAGCCGGCTTGAACAGCGGTGTTTATTTCTATACAATAGATGCTTCCGGTGTGGATGGCAGCAAATTTACTGCAACAAGGAAAATGATCCTGATGAAGTAA
- a CDS encoding ATP-binding cassette domain-containing protein: MSIKLENVTRLYGEQAAVDDISFEVKTGEIVGFLGPNGAGKTTTMKMITGFLAPTSGTISINGIPVWEDPEAVKRITGYLPENNPLYHDMFVTDYLGYVAELQQVPKNKIPARIREMVIVCGLDREKHKKIGELSKGYRQRVGLAQALIHDPQILILDEPTTGLDPNQIIEIRNLIKEAGKEKTVILSTHILPEVEAISDRILIINDGKIVADGSPEDLKRASSGEATLRIRLEGFQDPAGTVSALEKIEGVTTVTSQISNGTFIISGTSENINRSVFGLAVQNGWTILEMTPIETKLEDIFKELTTI, from the coding sequence ATGAGCATAAAATTAGAGAATGTAACCAGACTTTACGGTGAACAGGCTGCAGTAGATGATATCTCTTTTGAGGTTAAGACCGGAGAGATAGTTGGATTTCTGGGACCGAACGGTGCAGGAAAAACCACCACCATGAAGATGATTACCGGATTCCTCGCACCTACATCAGGCACCATTTCGATTAATGGAATTCCTGTCTGGGAAGATCCCGAAGCAGTAAAACGGATAACCGGCTACCTTCCCGAAAACAATCCCCTCTACCATGACATGTTTGTTACCGATTATCTTGGATATGTTGCCGAACTGCAGCAGGTGCCAAAGAATAAAATCCCCGCCAGAATCAGGGAGATGGTCATCGTTTGCGGACTTGACCGTGAGAAACACAAGAAGATTGGTGAACTCTCCAAGGGTTACAGACAGCGGGTGGGACTGGCTCAGGCTCTGATTCACGATCCACAGATACTCATTCTCGATGAACCCACTACAGGACTTGATCCGAATCAAATTATCGAGATCAGAAATCTGATCAAAGAAGCAGGGAAAGAGAAGACAGTAATTCTCTCTACACACATTCTCCCCGAAGTCGAAGCAATCAGTGACAGAATACTTATTATAAATGACGGAAAGATTGTCGCTGACGGGTCTCCCGAGGATTTAAAGAGGGCATCAAGTGGGGAAGCCACACTTCGTATCAGACTGGAAGGATTTCAGGACCCTGCCGGGACTGTCTCAGCACTTGAAAAAATTGAAGGAGTGACAACAGTAACCTCTCAAATTTCCAACGGGACATTTATTATCTCGGGAACTTCGGAAAACATCAACAGGTCGGTCTTTGGTCTCGCTGTTCAAAACGGCTGGACGATACTTGAGATGACGCCAATAGAAACAAAACTTGAAGACATATTTAAAGAATTGACGACTATCTGA